One Clostridium sp. CM027 genomic window carries:
- a CDS encoding response regulator transcription factor, translating to MQKNILIVDDDLDIREMLGNYFSREGYEIDYACDGEEGLIISKNKAFSLILLDIMMPKMDGYKMLAKMREFCDTPVILLTAKGEQMDKIKGFTKGCDDYVVKPFDFTELSLRVLSILKRTSDSNVAIDSILKIKDLEINLLEHTVQRFGEEIMLTPKEFEILSTLASNKGRVYSTKVLYEQIWKDTFLENDNSVIVHMRNLRDKLGDKVKVGKYIKTIWGMGYKVEKDC from the coding sequence ATGCAGAAAAATATATTAATTGTGGATGATGATTTAGACATAAGAGAAATGTTAGGTAATTATTTTTCTAGAGAAGGTTATGAAATTGATTACGCCTGTGATGGAGAGGAAGGTTTAATAATTAGTAAAAATAAGGCCTTTTCACTGATATTATTAGATATTATGATGCCTAAAATGGATGGTTATAAAATGTTAGCCAAGATGAGGGAGTTTTGTGATACCCCTGTAATTCTGTTAACTGCTAAAGGTGAACAAATGGACAAAATAAAGGGATTTACTAAGGGATGCGATGACTATGTAGTTAAGCCCTTTGACTTTACAGAATTATCATTAAGAGTTCTTTCAATATTAAAAAGAACATCAGATAGTAATGTGGCTATAGATAGTATTTTAAAAATAAAGGACTTAGAAATAAATCTTTTAGAACATACAGTACAAAGATTTGGGGAAGAAATCATGTTAACCCCTAAGGAATTTGAGATTTTAAGCACCTTAGCTTCAAATAAGGGACGAGTATATTCAACCAAAGTGCTGTATGAGCAAATATGGAAGGATACATTTTTAGAAAATGATAACAGCGTTATTGTACACATGAGAAACCTTAGGGATAAATTAGGTGATAAGGTTAAAGTGGGTAAGTATATAAAAACTATTTGGGGAATGGGGTATAAAGTTGAAAAGGATTGTTAA
- a CDS encoding HAMP domain-containing sensor histidine kinase has product MKRIVKLKGELVIIALIAFVISFLSSAMIKDKGVGIYNKNPTLRINNIYDKCIPNLEKELKNSNLSNNIALKQLINDKYSYNQGYSFYIVDQRGNVIVQNSKGVQVIDKNELKDGKREYSVPSKYKKDFRVSGCEYLKDGYFLYYVYLGYGNGDSMMMLWALIGFVIIFFILVWGRVSYISKMKFSVQIIAKGNLSHRVPIHYNNELRELAEGINFMASELEKEDRKRSEFLTNISHDLRTPLTTILGYIDILKKDKYNSKEELSKYISIIERKGVYLRTMLEDFFQYSKLTSKDIILNFENLELNELGRQIFEDEASGFDENSLKLEVELSKEPVYINGDPDLIGRAVNNIISNALKYSKINTVVKIKIFKEELNSISYGVFCVSNVPRETVSEAEVDSFFERLYKKDKSRHEEGSGLGLSIVKDIVKLHEGIIKGFKEKEEVVFKLFIK; this is encoded by the coding sequence TTGAAAAGGATTGTTAAGCTTAAGGGTGAGTTAGTTATTATAGCATTAATTGCTTTTGTGATTTCATTTTTGAGTTCCGCAATGATAAAAGATAAAGGAGTGGGAATTTATAATAAAAATCCTACACTTAGAATAAATAATATTTATGATAAGTGTATACCGAACTTAGAGAAGGAATTGAAAAACAGTAATCTTAGTAATAATATAGCGCTAAAGCAACTTATAAATGATAAATATTCATATAATCAAGGGTACAGTTTCTATATAGTAGATCAGAGGGGTAATGTTATAGTTCAAAATAGTAAAGGAGTACAAGTCATAGACAAGAATGAGCTAAAAGATGGCAAAAGAGAATATTCTGTGCCAAGCAAATATAAAAAGGATTTCAGAGTATCTGGCTGTGAATATTTAAAGGATGGATATTTCTTATATTACGTTTACCTTGGATATGGAAATGGTGACAGCATGATGATGCTCTGGGCCTTAATAGGATTTGTAATAATCTTTTTTATATTAGTTTGGGGGAGGGTATCCTATATTTCAAAAATGAAATTCTCAGTGCAAATTATAGCCAAAGGGAACTTATCTCACAGAGTACCCATTCACTATAACAACGAATTAAGAGAGCTTGCAGAAGGTATTAACTTTATGGCATCTGAACTTGAAAAAGAAGATAGAAAAAGAAGCGAATTTCTCACCAATATTTCACATGATTTACGAACTCCTCTGACAACAATACTTGGATATATTGATATTCTTAAGAAGGACAAATACAATTCTAAGGAAGAGCTAAGTAAGTATATAAGCATCATAGAACGTAAGGGTGTATATCTTAGAACTATGCTGGAGGACTTTTTTCAATATTCAAAACTAACATCAAAGGATATAATATTAAATTTTGAAAACTTAGAGCTAAATGAATTGGGAAGACAGATATTCGAGGATGAAGCAAGTGGATTTGATGAGAACTCATTAAAACTAGAAGTGGAGCTATCAAAGGAGCCTGTTTACATAAATGGTGATCCTGATTTGATTGGTAGGGCAGTTAATAATATCATAAGTAATGCTTTAAAATACTCTAAAATAAATACTGTAGTGAAAATTAAAATTTTCAAAGAAGAACTAAATAGCATAAGCTATGGAGTTTTTTGCGTGAGTAATGTTCCTAGAGAGACAGTTTCAGAAGCAGAAGTGGATAGTTTTTTTGAAAGATTATATAAAAAGGACAAGTCTAGGCATGAGGAGGGTAGTGGTTTAGGGTTGTCTATTGTAAAGGATATTGTAAAGCTTCATGAAGGAATTATAAAAGGTTTTAAAGAAAAGGAAGAGGTAGTATTTAAATTATTTATAAAATAA
- a CDS encoding aminodeoxychorismate/anthranilate synthase component II yields the protein MFLMIDNYDSFVYNLVRYFEELGEEILVYRNDKISFADIEKIKPEGIIISPGPKSPEYAGICMEIVENFKGSIPILGICLGHQIIGKVFGAKIIKGNEPVHGKVFEIKHSGKYVFKNIVSPMKVTRYHSLIIERESLPEVLEITSETEDGVIMGIRHKQYHIEGVQFHPEAELTEYGHEILKNFINEVRIQDKFVEN from the coding sequence ATGTTTTTGATGATAGACAATTATGATTCATTTGTATACAACCTAGTTAGATACTTTGAAGAGCTAGGTGAGGAAATATTAGTATATAGAAACGATAAAATTTCCTTTGCGGATATTGAGAAAATTAAACCCGAAGGAATAATCATTTCACCTGGTCCAAAATCTCCTGAATATGCGGGGATTTGCATGGAAATAGTAGAAAACTTTAAAGGCAGCATACCTATTTTGGGAATATGTTTAGGGCATCAGATTATTGGTAAGGTGTTTGGTGCTAAAATTATTAAGGGAAATGAACCAGTGCATGGGAAAGTATTTGAAATAAAGCATAGTGGAAAATATGTGTTTAAAAATATTGTGAGTCCAATGAAGGTTACGAGATACCATTCCTTAATAATAGAGAGAGAATCCTTGCCAGAGGTATTAGAAATAACTAGTGAAACAGAGGATGGTGTTATAATGGGTATAAGACATAAGCAATATCACATTGAAGGGGTACAATTTCACCCTGAAGCAGAGCTTACGGAATATGGACATGAAATTCTTAAAAATTTTATTAATGAAGTTAGAATTCAAGATAAATTTGTTGAAAACTAA
- the pabB gene encoding aminodeoxychorismate synthase component I, with protein MKLIIEQVNTNLDGFGIYSLFKEDLNTILLDSARDEETLGRYSFIGTNCFLTFKSKNGTCYKGKEVYEGDTFEELNKIIEEYAIENNTGLPFVSGGIGYFSYDLAREVEELPNIAKDDVDIPHCYYNFYDNIIILDNFKKSVYISALGILKSQKDSIEGIRQRIQKGNKIVYEKVGVIKNKFTSDFEKNNYINTVSKVRAYIKSGDIYITNLTQRFSCNTRKSAYEIYKDLRNINPAPFAAFMNFENFNIICSSPERFLRIRNRMVETRPIKGTMPRGMDAGEDLKNKNILINSEKDKSELLMVVDLERNDLSKVCKPSSVKVTELFKLEEYSTVFHLVSTVVGELKEPVSSLECIKACFPGGSITGAPKIRSMEIIEELEPVRRNIYTGALGYLGFDGNVDLNIIIRTILIKDNKAYFGVGGGITWDSNEECEYDETLDKAKALMRVL; from the coding sequence ATGAAACTGATAATTGAACAAGTTAATACTAACCTTGATGGGTTTGGTATATATTCATTATTTAAAGAAGATTTAAACACTATATTATTAGATAGTGCTAGAGACGAAGAAACGTTAGGAAGATATTCTTTTATAGGAACTAACTGTTTTTTAACATTTAAAAGTAAAAATGGTACCTGCTATAAGGGAAAAGAAGTATATGAAGGGGATACATTTGAAGAGTTAAATAAAATTATTGAAGAATACGCTATAGAAAATAATACTGGGCTGCCTTTTGTATCTGGCGGTATAGGATACTTTTCCTACGACCTGGCTAGGGAAGTTGAAGAGCTACCCAATATAGCAAAGGATGATGTAGATATACCTCACTGCTATTATAATTTTTATGATAACATTATTATTTTAGATAATTTTAAGAAAAGTGTTTATATATCTGCACTAGGAATACTTAAATCTCAGAAAGACAGTATTGAAGGTATTAGGCAGCGTATACAAAAGGGCAATAAAATTGTATATGAAAAAGTAGGAGTTATAAAGAATAAATTTACGTCGGACTTTGAAAAGAACAATTATATAAATACTGTATCAAAGGTAAGAGCTTATATAAAAAGTGGAGATATATATATCACGAATTTAACTCAAAGATTTAGTTGTAACACTCGTAAAAGCGCATATGAAATATATAAAGATCTAAGAAATATAAATCCAGCTCCTTTTGCTGCATTTATGAATTTTGAAAATTTTAATATAATATGTTCTTCTCCAGAAAGATTTTTGCGGATTAGAAATAGAATGGTAGAAACTAGACCTATAAAAGGAACTATGCCAAGAGGGATGGATGCAGGGGAAGATCTTAAAAATAAAAACATACTTATAAATAGCGAAAAAGATAAGTCTGAACTTCTAATGGTGGTGGATTTAGAGCGAAATGATTTAAGTAAAGTCTGTAAGCCGAGTTCAGTTAAAGTAACGGAACTTTTTAAATTAGAGGAGTACAGTACAGTATTTCATTTAGTATCTACAGTAGTAGGTGAATTAAAAGAGCCGGTAAGCTCACTAGAATGCATTAAAGCTTGTTTTCCAGGAGGGTCCATAACAGGAGCACCTAAAATACGCTCCATGGAAATTATTGAGGAATTAGAGCCTGTGCGTAGAAACATATATACGGGCGCGCTTGGATATTTAGGGTTTGACGGAAATGTAGATTTGAATATAATTATTAGAACGATCTTAATAAAAGACAATAAAGCCTATTTTGGTGTAGGTGGTGGAATAACGTGGGATTCCAATGAAGAATGTGAATATGATGAGACCTTAGATAAAGCAAAAGCGTTAATGCGAGTCTTATAG
- a CDS encoding aminotransferase class IV: protein MIFVNGELSVDKISLDSGFSFGRGAFETILVKEKPLFLAEHIERLNRGLNTLNVNKKITETEIYAATQKLNCKNCVLKIMVSEKNTIITKREMAYKQSDYDEGFALGLSEVRRNAHSNLTYVKSFNYIENIIERDKIIDKGYNEALFLNTEGFISEGAVSNIFFIKNGIIFTPKIKCGLLPGIVRDFIIRNLLPIGFIVQEGEFTLEELMKAEGVFITNSIMGIMKVNKIEDKVVNESTVVSEIKRYYDRYVENHKE from the coding sequence ATGATATTTGTAAATGGTGAATTAAGTGTGGATAAGATATCCTTAGATAGTGGGTTTTCATTTGGAAGGGGAGCATTTGAGACTATATTAGTTAAAGAAAAACCATTATTTCTAGCTGAGCATATAGAAAGGTTAAATAGAGGGCTTAACACACTAAATGTAAATAAAAAAATTACTGAAACAGAAATTTATGCTGCTACTCAAAAACTCAATTGTAAAAACTGCGTGCTCAAAATTATGGTATCTGAGAAAAACACTATAATTACTAAAAGAGAAATGGCCTATAAACAAAGTGATTATGATGAAGGGTTTGCATTAGGATTAAGTGAGGTTAGGCGAAATGCGCATTCAAATTTAACATATGTGAAATCCTTCAACTACATTGAAAACATAATTGAACGAGATAAAATTATAGATAAAGGGTACAATGAAGCACTATTTCTAAACACAGAGGGATTTATAAGTGAGGGAGCTGTAAGCAATATATTTTTCATCAAGAATGGAATTATATTTACACCAAAGATTAAATGTGGGTTATTACCGGGTATAGTACGAGATTTTATTATTCGAAATTTGTTGCCTATAGGATTTATTGTACAAGAAGGCGAGTTTACATTAGAAGAATTAATGAAAGCTGAGGGTGTTTTTATAACTAATAGTATTATGGGTATAATGAAGGTGAATAAGATCGAAGATAAAGTTGTGAATGAAAGCACAGTTGTATCTGAAATAAAAAGGTATTATGATAGATATGTAGAAAATCATAAGGAATAA